The genomic segment CATTATGGGAAAAAAGAGAGCCTGTCCATTTAATTTTATCTGAGCGATAGGTGGGCGTTACGAAAGGAAACTCCCACCCTTGTGGCTTACCGGGTGTCGGATGTTCGTGCACCGAAACTATTCATTCTCTCAAAGATCTCTTTTTTGACTGACTGATAATCGAAAACACTCGTTAAAGGAATGATCTCAAGCGTGCCCTCCTCCATTCCCCAATATTTCTTTTTTCCCTTTGCCGTTGCTTTGTGTATCCATAAATCGTAACCTTGTTCCATTTTTGTATAGGTGAAGCAATCACTGTCATGCAGCGGGTAATAAAAGATCCAATGATCGGAGATTTGCGGCAGCCGCGGCCATTCAGAAAGTTGATATTGATTTCGAAAAACAGTAATCGTAGGATAATTCCGCTCTTCTTCGTCTGCCAAGTCAATTTCCACTCCATACACTGAACCCGCTCGCAGCTCTGTATCCTGAAAAATGGAACGACCATCTTGACTGCTGTATAATGGGTCGGATGCTTTTTGATACAACTTGATAAAATTGCTGCTCAACCAACCATCTGTTTGGGCGTCAGACTTCCAGCGCAAAAATTTTGTTGTAAGGGGAACAGAGCCTTCCTCTTCGGCAGCTCGATCCGTCTCTGAAATCGCCACGGTAGGCCAGCAGATCGATCATCTTCTTGAGTCCGATACTCATACACTTCCTTGGTAACATCAAGTTCAGCTATCCCCTTATCAAATCCTGTAAACCGTGCAAAACCTTTTCGATCCAGCAACGCTTGTATATCTTGCATGATGAGTTTTTGATAAGGAGGCGCGTCCTCTAAGTGAACTTGTAACATCCGCTCCAAGACCTCTTCCCATGACAAAAAACCGATACAAACATCTTTGGCGATAATGGATCGATGCGCAAGATCTGTTCTCACCTGGGTGACCATAGACTGTGGAGCCAAGAAAACGAGATATTTGTATTCGATTTTAGCAAAAGTGCTCAACATACGGGAATACCTGCTGAGCTGGTTCTTGCTGTCTTCTGTGCTTATGTACGGATCTTCATCCTCTGATGACAATCCGCTAAAATATTTGACCTCGATCCCGATAAGGCTGTTCTCAAGCGTGAATCGAAGGTCAATTTCTCCTAATTCATGTTTGGTGTTCGGTGAAAATAAAGAGTTAGACTGGTGGTCGTTGATAGACGCGGTTTTTGAATTGAAAAATCGTTAGCTTTTGAAAAATGAGTTGTAGACTGATCCATTAAAAGAAACAGCGGTGGACCAAGACTTGAAAAATAAAGTCTTAGATTTTGCCGTTGGTGTCATTCAACAAACGTACCCTTTAGGTTATTGTGAAGTAAGCCTACTGTTCCTTAACGGACTTGAATTGGAGACTAAACCGGATCTGTCGGCGCAAAACGGTATTGGCTTGCTTGTTCGTAGGCGTAAGCGAGACGGAAAAGCGAAGGCTCGCTGTAGGCGGTTCCGACGAAAGTGATTCCCTGCGGCCCTTTGGTCGTATAGCCGCCTTCGGCGATGATGCCTGTCTCTGCGAACCCGCCCGGTACGGTAATGGCAGGATACCCCGCACGCGCGGACAAATCAATCCCTTCCTCGTTGCCTAGGAACAGCAGCGCGTCCAGCCGATGTTCGCGTATCACGTGGTCGATGCCTTGGTCACGGGATAACTCATGGTTAAGGCGCAAACTCTCGGCGTACACCTGTTCAGACAATGTGCCGCTTGTTCCATTCGACCAGATCAGCGTGTCTTGCCCATATTTAAGCGCGACGTCGCGATTCGCTTCGTTATAGGCTATGAGTTCATCTAACGACCGAACGAATGCGCCGGGGCCAGCTTTGGCGAGATAGTCGTTCAGTCCTTTTTTGAATTCGAACCGCATCACGTCCCAGTCCCACTTCGCACTCTCGCATGGCAACGATACTGGGTCTACGACGATCGCCCCGCGTTCCTTGCACAAGGTGATCGCCCGCTCGATAATCACCGCCCGGGCTTTGTCCAATCCTCGATAATAATATCGCGGAACGCCAATTCTCGCGCCTTGCAAACCGTTCGCGTCCAAGAAAGGCGTATAATCCGTATACGCTATTCGCCTATTCTCTAGCATAGCCGCATCTTCCGGATCTGCCGCCGTCATGGCCCCGAGTAAGATCGCGGCGTCCCTGACCGTACGCGTCATCGGACCGGCCGAATCTTGGCTATGTGTAATCGGAATGATTCCTGTACGACTGACGAGCCCGATAGTCGGTTTTATACCGACGATGCCGTTTTGTGAGGACGGGCTGATTATCGAACCCGAAGTTTCTGTGCCAATGGCAGCGGCACACAGATTCGCGGCAACCGCCGCGCCAGAGCCCGAACTCGAGCCGCCTACAAACAACTCGCCGGGCCCATAAGGATTAAGCGTCAGACCGCCCCTGGAGCTATAACCCGCCCACATCGTGCCCGACATGAAGTTAGCCCATTCCGTCATGTTTGCCTTACCAAGGAATACACATCCCGCAGCCCTTAATTGCGCAGCCACGGCCGAATCCTTTGGAGCGAAATGTTCAGCAAGAGCAACCGAACCCGCACTAGTATGCATGCGGTCACCTGTATCAATATTATCCTTGAGCAAGATCGGGATGCCGTGAAGCGGTCCGCGAGCCCCGTGTTCCCGTCGCTCCGAGTCAAGTCTCTTTGCGACCGCTATCGCGTCCGGGTTGACTTCCAGCACCGCTTTCAGCTTCGGGTTGAGCCGTTCGATTCGTTCCAAATACCAGCTAACGCAAGCTGCTGACGATAACTCGCCTGATTCCATCGCCAACTGCAACGAAACGATGTCTACCTCTATTAAACTATCATTTAGTGTTCTGGCCATTCAGAGAGACTCTCCTTTTTGCAATGTTCTGCTTATAATAATAACAAAATGAAAAAAGCAATGACCTGTAGAGAACGATTAAAACTAAACTGCCAGTTAGCCTAATGATCGGCATTAAGTCTAAATCTTTATTTGCTTAGTCTATAACTATATTTTCACAGTCTAGCACTTTATTTTTCGAGTCTAATACATTATTTTCAGTAAACATTTGGGCCAGAATTCCATTTCATACGAATAGCCAGATGTTCGCTCCAGAAGGTGATTCCACTCTGTTTGGGCGCGTCTCTCTTCAAAGTGAACGCCAGACAACAGCATCTGTAATCCTGCTTCAAATGGTAAATAGCGCAAGCTCCCGAAAACATCCCCCGTTAATTTATCTTCCAATCGATCCGATAAATTACTTCCCGCACGCGAAATTTTCCCGAATATTTCGGCGATCATCAATAGTCATCCTTTCGCGTTTTATCTCTCATTTCTCTCCTACGATACCAAAGCAAGTCCGGTGCGAGCAAGCCAATCACATCTATGAGCACGAAAAGAGAAAGCTCCCCTTTTCTTGTGAGAAAAAGAGGGCTTTCGACTATGTGTATACGCGTTACGCAAGAACCTCAACCGTAAATCCACCAGGAGCTTTCACATAAAACGTCCATCCATGCGATCTTACTGGCGGTGCAACTTGGTAACCATCTTCTTTTAAGCGTTGATTGATTTCGTTGACTTTCTCTTCGCTCTCCTGGATGAAGCCGATATGAAATGTCTTGGGATATTGGACTTCGACACCCTTCATCAAGGTAAACACCAGGCCGTTATCATCAAATAGGACCCCAAAATTTTCGCCACGGGCATCATCCGAAGTATCTAACTTTTTCAGGCCAAAATATTTCTCCAAAAAATCAGAAGCAGCTGGAACATCCGTAACGGTAAGATTGACGTGATTCAATTTCATAATGACCACACATCCTTTGCATGAGATTAATTCAAGCGTAGCACATTCATGCAAATGCTAATCTTGATAGGCTCCGAGGCTGATCATTGTCATGAATATCCGTCACGTATCTTTAAGGTTTCACGATAATTCTATTTGCTTACAGCTACTTTTGATTTGTTTACGATATGAATGGCATGACCTAATACCGCTTCGGCAGCCTCCAGCCATACCTCGCTTAAAGTGGGATGCGGATGCATAGTTAACGCCACATCTTCTACACGTGCAGCAAGCTCAAGCGCCAGCACACCCTCTCCGATCAGGTTCGATGCATCAGCACCTACAACGTGCATTCCCAACAATAAATGGCTTTCCTGATCCACTATCACTTCTGCAAAACCTTTTCCTTCATCTATGGCGAGTGCTCTTCCATTCGCCCGATAAGGGAACGCCGCTACCTTGACTTTGTATCCTTGAAGCTCTGCCTCTTCACGTGTCATCCCCACACCCGCTATTTGCGGCTCGGTAAAAATCACATAAGGTACATAAGGGGAATCTACGCTGCTAGGCAGCCCTGCAATCACCTCAGCTGCCACCATCCCTTGCTTCGTCGCACGATGGGCTAACGCAGGGCCAGGTGTTACATCGCCGATGGCATAAATATGCGCCTTGTTCGTACTGCCAGTCGATGTCACGGGAATATAGCCGCGCTCGTCCATTTCTACTCCCGCCTGCGCAAGGCCAAGTTCACTTGTGTTAGGCACTCGCCCTATGGTGACAAGCGTTTTATGTGCGGTGATACTTTCGGAACCGTTCTTTTCCGAAGTGCATGCGAGCGTGACTCTTCCGTTCGTTACCTCAGCCTTCTCTACTTTTGTCGCGATCTTTACCGTCATCCCGAGCTGTTTCGCTTGCTTGAGCACTTCCTGGGAGAGATGGGCGGCTGTTTGCGGCAAAATGCGCTCGGCTGCCTCAATGACGGTCACCTGCGATCCAAGCTTGGCGAACGCCATCCCGAGCTCCATGCCAATATAGCCGCCGCCGATAATGGCCAGTGTTTCCGGCACTTCATCCAGTGCCAGCATATCTGTAGAATCCAGAATATATTCTCCATCTGTTTTCAAAAACGATGGAAGGAATGGACGTGATCCTGTCGCGATAATCGCTTGTTTGAATTTGTACGTTTCAAAATCGCCACCCGTCTCTACGCCAATCCGATCACTCGAGAGAAATGTCGCTGTCCCCTTCACGACTGTAACCCCATTGGCCTGACAGAGATAATCGACCCCTTTGTTCAGTTGAGCAACGACAGAAGACTTCCATGTCTGCCAACTCGGCATATGGAAGGTCGCTTTCCCTATTGGCAGTTGGATTCCCAGCTTATTTAGACTACTTAGCTTGTAGTATTCACCTGCTGTATGAATCAAAGCTTTTGACGGGATGCATCCGCGATTCAAGCAGACCCCACCCAGTACTTCCTTTTCAATCAGAACGACCGATTTCCCCAGCTGTCCAAGACGAATAGCGGCTGCATAACCTCCTGGACCACCACCGATGACAACCACATCTGTTTCGACTGCTACTTCACCGACTACCATCTATACCATCTCCGCAAACAATAGATTCGGATCTTCCAGCAGCTCCTTGATCCGGTTGGTAAAACGCACCGCCGTCACACCATCGATCAGGCGATGATCAAACGAGAGTGACAGGTTCATCATCCAGCGAATAACCCCTTCATCCTCACGTACAACCCAGCGCTTCTCCATTTTGTGCAAGCTGATAATCGCCACTTCGGGGTGATTAATGATGGGAGTTGCTTGCAGTCCCCCGATTGGTCCTACATTGCTGATCGTGAAGGTGCCGCCTGTTATGTGCTCCATCGTCAATTTGCCTTCGCGTGCCAATCGTGCCAGTTGATCGATTTCTTCTGCGAGTTGAAAGATCGATTTGTGGTCTGCATCCTTGATGACTGGTACAATCAAGCCCTCAGGGGTATCGGTAGCAATGCCAATATGGTAAAAGCGCTTGAGCAGGATTTCATTCGTACGTTCGTCAATCGATGCGTTCAGCGTCGGGAATTGCTTCAGTGCAATGACCAGCGCCTTGATAAAGAACGGCAGGAAGGTCAACTTGATCTTTCGCTTATCCGCATGTGGCTTTAACTTTTCGCGCAAAGCACGCAGCTGATCCATCTCCAGCTCATCGACAGAAGTAACATGCGGGATAATTGTGACTGATTTCACCATATGCTCGGCAATCTTTTTCCGAATGCCTTTTAACGGTAGGCGTTCGATATCTCCCTGCGGCGAGGTAGCTGCACGAGTAACGGTTCCTGTTTTCGGCTGAACAACCTGCTCAGTCTCAACCGCCACTGTACTTGCCTCCAACAGACGCTCATTGCCAGTAGCCGTGGTCGGGAACTTAGCTGGTGCTGATTTTTGCAGTCGATTGGCGAATTGTCGCAAATCTTCTTCCGTCACACGCCCCGCTGCTCCTGTACCCGTGACCAGCTCGATATCCAGCTTCATTTCCCGCGCCAGCTGCCGAACGTATGGCGTGGCCAATGAGCGCCGGTGATCAGCACGAGCTGGTGCAAAATTGACTGTCTTATCCGGGTTTACGACCTTTTCTGGAAGCTTGATCTCTTCTTTCTTTGCTTCTGTACCTCCATCAATCACGAGAAGGGTAGTTCCGACCTCTACTGTTTCCCCTTCCGAGATGAAAATCTCACGAATGATACCTGTCACTGGCGCAGACAGCTCGGCATTCACCTTGTCTGTCTGCACCTCCAGCAATGGCTGATCCTGTTGAACGGATTCACCCGTGCGAACCAGTACTTTTACGATTTCTCCTTCATGCATACCTTCTCCCACATCAGGAAGCTTGAACTCAACCATATGACTCGCTCCTTCTCTTAAAACGTAGCCGTTTCCATAATGCCGTCCTTCACGCGTTCAGCCGTTGGCAAATAGTCATCCTCGATGCTAAATTGCGGGACGGGTACGTCAAATCCGGTAATCCGTTTCACGGGAGCCTTCATGTAGATCAATGCTTCATCATTGATGATGGAAATGATCTCTGCACCCAACCCAGCAGTCTTATGCGCTTCGTGTACGACAACTGCACGTCCAGTCTTTTTGACCGAGGCGATGATCGTATCCCGATCTAATGGATAGAGCGTGCGCAGATCAATGACTTCACAACTCAAGCCGTTTTCGCGCTCGATCTGTTTCGCAGCATCCTCCGCGACACGAAGCATCGCTCCCCAGGCAAAAATCGATACATCCGAGCCTTCCTGGACGACCTTCGCTTTTCCGATGGGCACACGATACATTTCTTCCGGAACCTCTTGTTTAAATGCGCGATAGAGCTTGGTCGGCTCCAAAAAAATGACCGGGTCAGGATCTTCCATTGCTGCAATCAACAGGCCTTTTGCATCATAAGGTGTGCTTGGTGCCACAACCTTTAAGCCCGGGACATGGGCAAAAAACGTTTCGACACTCTCCGAATGCAGCTCAGGACCGCGAATCCCAGCCCCGTACGGCGTGCGGATGACCATCGGTACATGGTACTGTCCGCGAGTCCGATAGCGCATGCGTGCAGCATGAGAAACAATTTGCTCAAAGCCCGGATAAATAAAGGCAAGGAATTGAATCTCGACCACAGGAATTTTCCCGTTCATGGCAAGACCGATTGCCGCCCCGATTATTCCCGCTTCAGCAAGCGGAGTGTCCACTACACGGTCCGGACCGTACTTGTGAATCAAATCTTCCGTCGCCCGGAACACGCCACCATTCACGCCAATATCCTCGCCGAGCAGCATAATGCGAGAATCATCTGCCAATTTTTGATCCATGGCTTCCGTAATTGCTTGAATCATCGTCAGTTTGCGTTTCATGCTGGGATTCCCTCCTGCTTCGATGGCTTGACGAGCTCGCTCTCCTGTTCCGTTGCCATCCACGATGGTTCAGCGTAGACGTGCTTGAACATGTCTTCCGGTTTGGACTTCGGATAGCTCTCTGCTTCGACAAGAGCAGCGTCGATCTGTTCATTCACCCGTGCAATCAGCTCTGCTTCTTTTGTTTCATTCCACAAGCCCTGACTCTCCAGATACACACGCAGTCGTTGGAGTGGGTCGCGTTCTTGACGCCATTCCTCGGACAAAGTCTCTTGATCCCGGTATTTCTTCGGATCATCTGCGGTTGTGTGTGCGCCATAGCGGAAGGTCACGGCTTCGATCAACGTCGGTCCCTTGCCGTCCAGCGCCCGTTGCATGGCTTCTTTCATGGTCAGCCAAACAGCGAAAATATCATTGCCGTCTATCCGAATTCCAGGGATGTCATAAGCGGCCGAACGCTGTGAAATCGTTTTCGATGCAGACTGCTGTGAAAACGGAACGCTGATCGCGAAACCGTTGTTTTGACAGAAGAAGATGGTTGGCGTTTGAAACACGCCTGCAAAATTCAATGCCTCATGAAAATCGCCTTCTGAGCTTGCTCCGTCACCAAAGTAGGCGATGCTGACATGCTTTTCGTTTTGCAGCTTGCTCGCCCAAGCAGTCCCTACAGCATGGACCATTTGAGTCGCGATCGGTACACATGGCGGCATGATGTGCAAATGCTTCGGGCTGATACTCCCTTCCATGTGTCCCATCCAGTAGAGGAACACGCGTGCCATGGATTGACCATGGACGATCGCTGCCGCATGGTCGCGGTAGGTTGGGAAAAGCCAATCTCCAGGTGTCAATGCCATCGCGCTTCCAACTTGCGAAGCTTCCTGCCCTTCAAAGGGAGCATACGTACCCATTCTTCCTTGTCGTTGCAGGTTAATCGACTTGCGGTCAAACTGGCGAACTAGCACCATATTTTCATACATCTTGATCATCGTCGCCTCGTCTAATTGCCCCTTGAGATCGCCTACCAGCTCACCCGCTGGACTCAATACCTGATATAATGAAGACATGAAATCATCCCTCTCTTTTTCAATGAAAAACACCGCGGTGTCTTTCGATAATGTGATTCTGATCGTCTTGCTTCTGCTTTCGTTCCTATAGAAGAGCAAATAGCATGCCAAACATTTGAAAGCGATTTCACAGCAAAGCGATTCGGAAATGATCATTTTTGCATATGCATGATTGCACACCAATGATTAGTTCTGATTATTCCGTTTACAAGCCTATCTAGGAGGACTTCGATGTATCAAACCAAGTATTTCCAGGCCAGTGACAATCATGAGCTGGCAAAATTGCTGACGACTATCTTCAGTACGTCCCACGATGGATTGGCAATCTGTGACCGTAACGGCTACGTCCTGCTCTACAATGAGGCGTACTTGAACATCACGGGAGTTCCCGCCGACATCTTGAATAATTTTAGCTTTATGGAGCAAAAGGAAATGCACCTTGTTCCGGACTCTTCTGCTGTACGTACGATTTTGACAAAACAAACGCATAGTGTCGTGATCGATTATGCGAACGGCCGGCAAGCGATCAACACAGCTACCCCGCTGCTCGATTCAAACAAGGAATTATTGTTTGTGGTGGGAAATGTGCGTGACGTCACAGAGCTGAATCAGCTTCAGAAGGAGCTGGAGGAAACACGTCAAATCAATTCCGCGTATCAAAGGGCGTTAGAGCATATCCAAACCGACGGTGACTTTGACGAGCAGATCATTTATCGCAGTGGGCTCATGCACCGAATCGCTTCACTCGCCAAACGCTTTGCGACCAACGACTCCCCCATCCTTTTGCTAGGCGAGTCTGGTGTCGGAAAAGATGTCATGGCGAGCTACATTCACGCCCAAAGCGGACGAACTGGTGAATTCGTCAAGATTAACTGTGGGGCTATTCCCGAGCATTTGCTTGAGTCAGAATTGTTTGGCTATGAGAAAGGCGCATTTACGGGGGCAAGTCAATCGAAGGAGGGATTGTTTGAGCTGGCGGATCGAGGAACCATTTTTCTCGATGAGATTGGAGACCTCCCTTTTCCTTTACAGGTGAAGCTCTTGAATGTCTTGCAGGATGGACGGATTCGCAGACTCGGGGGAAAAACATCGCGTCAGGTTAACATGCGTATCATCGCTGCCACCAATAGTGATTTGGAAGCGATGGTGGAACAAAAGCGTTTTCGGCAAGATTTGTTCTATCGGTTAAACGTGCTTGCCCTCACCATTCCACCCTTGCGTGAGCGTCGCGAGGATATTCCGGCTCTCATTTTCTACTATTTGAAAAAGCTTGAATGGAAGTACCAGCAAGAAATGCGCATCGAAACAGATGCGATGGAGGCACTGATGGATTATGATTGGCCAGGGAATACACGCGAGCTGAAAAATGTGGTGGAACGTTCTTTCCACATGTGTGAAAATGGGCGAATTACGTTTGATCAGCTGCCGGCGTCCATTCGGAATACGCAACAGACAGCCCTTCCGCTCCATCTCGCCAAAATGGATGAACCGTTGCCGCTAAAAGAAGCAGTTGAACGGTTTGAACGAGCGTATATCCAACGCCTCTTGAAAGAGACAGACACCATGCAGCAGTGTGCGGATAAGCTGCAAGTGAACATATCTACGCTTGTTAGAAAAAAACGCAGCCTCGGCATTAAATAGTGCAAAAGGGAAAGCCCGATACACGTAGGTTCGGGCTTTCTCATTATTCTCGCAATACATCCAGACCTATTTCACAAGCCCTTCTCTTAACGTGTTGATCCCATGCTCCAGATACCCCTTCAAACAGCTTAAGACATAAACCCAGCCTTCTTTATTGTCGACCATTTTTTGAAGGAGCGCAGGATCATTTTCTTGAAAACCCTCTTCGTTCACTTCGATGATCGTCGTGGCTTCATCCACCGCTTTTAACGTAATCGTTACGGTATTTTCTTCTCCGGCCCACTGGAAAAAGATTCGTTTATCCACTTCGATTTCGCGAACGGTAATGCCTACTTCTGCGTTGTAAATGTCGTAGAATAACGTAATGTTCTTTCCTTCCTCCCACCTTGCCGAGCTGGAAGAGAACCAGAAGTTGCCGATTTTCGCCGGGTCCACGAAAGCTTCGAACACTTCATGGGCAGGCCTGTTAATCTGAAATTTTGTAAGATTGTTCATGCGCTCGTCAACTCTCTTTCTGATTGCTGCTTCCACCGTATCATAATCACACTTGCGAGACAAATAATAGAGTAACTCCCTTTTATTCTTTTACTGCCCCAGAAGTCAGTCCTGAGATAATCCGCTTCTGGAAAATCAACACCATCACCACGAGCGGGATCGTCACAATGATGGAGGCCGCAGATATTTCCCCCCACGGGATTGTAAACATTCCCTGAAACATGACGATTCCCACAGGCACAGTCTTCATTGCTTCCTGCGTATTCAACGTCAAGGCGAATAAAAATTCATTCCACGCTGCTATAAAAACGAGGATGGCGGTCGTAAAAACCCCTGGCATGGCGAGTGGGAAAAACACTTTGGTCATCGTCTGCCAAATGCTCGCCCCGTCTACTTTGGCCGCTTCGCCCAAATCACTCGGTATTTTGCGAAAAAAGATGGTTAAATTCCAGATCGCAAGCGGCAGTGCGAAAGTTGTATAAGGAATGATCAGGCCTATGTAGCTGTTCGTTAAGCCCATCGATTGCATGAACATAAAAATAGGTGAAATAGTTGCGATCTGCGGAAACATGGACACAGCCAGTACGACACCCAATATAATGGTCTTTCCCCGAAAGGACAGCCAGGCAATCGCATATGCAGCAAAAGAAGCGATCGTAATGGAGTAGAGAGTGGTTAACGTCGCCACGACAGTCGAATTCCACAAGTAACGGGCAAACGGTCTTTCCGTGAAGACACGGACAAAGTTGTCAAACGAAGGGTTTTGGATGATAAAATGAAAGGCTCGCTCTCCAAACAGCTCCGCTGGTGGCTTCAATGCTGCGAGGAGAATCCATAAAAACGGGAACATCACAAGAAAAATGAATAGCAGTAGACCGACGTAAAACAAGGGACCCGTATGTTTGCGCATCCAATCACCTCCTTATTTGCCACTGCCATCACTCAGCAGATCAGCTCCCAATATTTTGACATAGCCGATGGAGATCAACGCCACACATAAAAATACAATAACTGCGAGCGCGGATCCTTCTCCGAAACTCATTTGAGCAAACATCGTTTTGTACGCGTAAATGGAAATGGTCTCGGTCGAGTTCCCAGGTGCCCCACCTGTCAGCGTGTAAATCAAATCAAATACACGGAATGCATCAAGTGTACGGAACAATAACGCCACCAGAATCGTTGATTTCAGCATCGGCAGCGTTATACGGAAAAATTGCTGGGTGCGGGTGGCACCGTCGACAGAAGCTGCTTCATACAAGCTTTGCGGGATCGTTTGCAAGCCTGCGAATAAGAGCAAAGCCATGAATGGCGTCGTTTTCCACACATCTGCCAAAATTACGGAAAACATGGCCCCAGCCTTTGTCGTCAGAAGCATCCCCATATCTGAGATCAGCCCTGCCTGCTCAAAAAGATAGGCAACGATGCCATTTTGCCCGTCATACAAAAACTTCCACATCATCGCGGAGATAACAGTCGGAATCGCCCACGGTATTAACACGGTTGCTCGAACAAGACTCCTTCCACGAAAAGGTCGATTGATCAACAGTGCAATCAATATGCCGAGCACCAATTCAATGGCAACGGAAATAACGGTAAAAAACGCCGTATTGTACAGAGCCCCCCACATCCGAGCGTCCGTTAAAAACTTGTTGTAGTAGGCAAAGCCAACAAAGTTGGGCTCGATAATCGAAGCTTCAATGCCTTGGATCACGCCAAGAGCACCCTCTGGCTTCGAAAGCAGCTTTTGTTCACTCATTTGCAAAAGGACCGCTCTGACTTCCGCCAAGCTGGTTTTGATTGACTCTGTTTGTTCGTTGGAGAGGCTCACATATTTGAGTTCTGTGGGGACTGGTTTAAAGTCCAGCAATAGCTGATCGATCATTTGGTATCGGCTCGCGACCTCGCCTGTTTGGTTGAGGGAAGTGTTCATTTGCTCGATTTGCGCTTGGAGCGCGTTCAATTTTTCCTTTGATGACCCTTCTGCAGAGTCCGCCTCCCGCTTTACATACCGGAGCAGATTGGGTAACGTGCTGACGTAGCGCTCCATATCTAGTCCGTATGAAGAGTGA from the Brevibacillus brevis genome contains:
- a CDS encoding amidase family protein encodes the protein MARTLNDSLIEVDIVSLQLAMESGELSSAACVSWYLERIERLNPKLKAVLEVNPDAIAVAKRLDSERREHGARGPLHGIPILLKDNIDTGDRMHTSAGSVALAEHFAPKDSAVAAQLRAAGCVFLGKANMTEWANFMSGTMWAGYSSRGGLTLNPYGPGELFVGGSSSGSGAAVAANLCAAAIGTETSGSIISPSSQNGIVGIKPTIGLVSRTGIIPITHSQDSAGPMTRTVRDAAILLGAMTAADPEDAAMLENRRIAYTDYTPFLDANGLQGARIGVPRYYYRGLDKARAVIIERAITLCKERGAIVVDPVSLPCESAKWDWDVMRFEFKKGLNDYLAKAGPGAFVRSLDELIAYNEANRDVALKYGQDTLIWSNGTSGTLSEQVYAESLRLNHELSRDQGIDHVIREHRLDALLFLGNEEGIDLSARAGYPAITVPGGFAETGIIAEGGYTTKGPQGITFVGTAYSEPSLFRLAYAYEQASQYRFAPTDPV
- a CDS encoding VOC family protein; translated protein: MKLNHVNLTVTDVPAASDFLEKYFGLKKLDTSDDARGENFGVLFDDNGLVFTLMKGVEVQYPKTFHIGFIQESEEKVNEINQRLKEDGYQVAPPVRSHGWTFYVKAPGGFTVEVLA
- the lpdA gene encoding dihydrolipoyl dehydrogenase; this encodes MVVGEVAVETDVVVIGGGPGGYAAAIRLGQLGKSVVLIEKEVLGGVCLNRGCIPSKALIHTAGEYYKLSSLNKLGIQLPIGKATFHMPSWQTWKSSVVAQLNKGVDYLCQANGVTVVKGTATFLSSDRIGVETGGDFETYKFKQAIIATGSRPFLPSFLKTDGEYILDSTDMLALDEVPETLAIIGGGYIGMELGMAFAKLGSQVTVIEAAERILPQTAAHLSQEVLKQAKQLGMTVKIATKVEKAEVTNGRVTLACTSEKNGSESITAHKTLVTIGRVPNTSELGLAQAGVEMDERGYIPVTSTGSTNKAHIYAIGDVTPGPALAHRATKQGMVAAEVIAGLPSSVDSPYVPYVIFTEPQIAGVGMTREEAELQGYKVKVAAFPYRANGRALAIDEGKGFAEVIVDQESHLLLGMHVVGADASNLIGEGVLALELAARVEDVALTMHPHPTLSEVWLEAAEAVLGHAIHIVNKSKVAVSK
- a CDS encoding dihydrolipoamide acetyltransferase family protein; amino-acid sequence: MVEFKLPDVGEGMHEGEIVKVLVRTGESVQQDQPLLEVQTDKVNAELSAPVTGIIREIFISEGETVEVGTTLLVIDGGTEAKKEEIKLPEKVVNPDKTVNFAPARADHRRSLATPYVRQLAREMKLDIELVTGTGAAGRVTEEDLRQFANRLQKSAPAKFPTTATGNERLLEASTVAVETEQVVQPKTGTVTRAATSPQGDIERLPLKGIRKKIAEHMVKSVTIIPHVTSVDELEMDQLRALREKLKPHADKRKIKLTFLPFFIKALVIALKQFPTLNASIDERTNEILLKRFYHIGIATDTPEGLIVPVIKDADHKSIFQLAEEIDQLARLAREGKLTMEHITGGTFTISNVGPIGGLQATPIINHPEVAIISLHKMEKRWVVREDEGVIRWMMNLSLSFDHRLIDGVTAVRFTNRIKELLEDPNLLFAEMV
- a CDS encoding alpha-ketoacid dehydrogenase subunit beta, whose amino-acid sequence is MKRKLTMIQAITEAMDQKLADDSRIMLLGEDIGVNGGVFRATEDLIHKYGPDRVVDTPLAEAGIIGAAIGLAMNGKIPVVEIQFLAFIYPGFEQIVSHAARMRYRTRGQYHVPMVIRTPYGAGIRGPELHSESVETFFAHVPGLKVVAPSTPYDAKGLLIAAMEDPDPVIFLEPTKLYRAFKQEVPEEMYRVPIGKAKVVQEGSDVSIFAWGAMLRVAEDAAKQIERENGLSCEVIDLRTLYPLDRDTIIASVKKTGRAVVVHEAHKTAGLGAEIISIINDEALIYMKAPVKRITGFDVPVPQFSIEDDYLPTAERVKDGIMETATF
- the pdhA gene encoding pyruvate dehydrogenase (acetyl-transferring) E1 component subunit alpha; amino-acid sequence: MSSLYQVLSPAGELVGDLKGQLDEATMIKMYENMVLVRQFDRKSINLQRQGRMGTYAPFEGQEASQVGSAMALTPGDWLFPTYRDHAAAIVHGQSMARVFLYWMGHMEGSISPKHLHIMPPCVPIATQMVHAVGTAWASKLQNEKHVSIAYFGDGASSEGDFHEALNFAGVFQTPTIFFCQNNGFAISVPFSQQSASKTISQRSAAYDIPGIRIDGNDIFAVWLTMKEAMQRALDGKGPTLIEAVTFRYGAHTTADDPKKYRDQETLSEEWRQERDPLQRLRVYLESQGLWNETKEAELIARVNEQIDAALVEAESYPKSKPEDMFKHVYAEPSWMATEQESELVKPSKQEGIPA